In the genome of Streptomyces sp. 846.5, the window TCTGGACAACGAGATCAACCCCGACGTCGCGGCCAGTGTCGCGGCGGTCTCCCCGGCAGCGGCCCGCAGCGCCGTCGAGACGCTGCGCGAGGAGGGAATCCTGCGGGAGGACCACCACTCGGTGTCGGGCCACACGGTGCTGGAGTTCTGCCACCCCACCATCGGCACCGCCATCTACCAGTCGATGCGGCTGACCGCCTTCCGCACCTCGCTGCACGGCCAGGCCGCGAAGGCGGTGCTGCTGGCCGGCGGCACGGAGGCAGCCGCCTCCCGGCACCTGCTCGAAGTGCTGCCCGAGGACGACCTGGAGGTCGTCAAGCTGCTGCGCAGGGCCGCCGAGCAGCACCTGGCCGTCGGCGCGCCGGACGCGGCCCGCCGCTGTCTGGAACGCGCGCTGCGCGAGCCCCCGGCCGACGAGGACCGCGCCGACGTGCTGTACGAACTGGGCTGCTCGACGCTGCTCACCGCGCCGGACGTGACCATCAACCACCTGCGTCAGGCACTGGAGGCCAACCCCGGTCTCAGCGCCCAGCGCCGCGAGCTGGCCACCCTGCGTCTCAGCTCCGCCCTCGGGCACAGCAACCTGGTCAAGGAGGCCGCAGCGGCCGCCGCCGAGGAGATCGAGCGCACCGAACCCGGGCTGAGTCGCACCCGGCTGCAGGCCGCGTACTTCATGTGGCGGGCCTTCCTGCGTGAGGAGCCCGACGGTGTCGAGCGCTCCCGGCTGCTCGCCGAGCTCTCCGACAGCCTGACCGGGTCGGACTCAGGGGCGCGGGCGGTCCGGGTGCTCCGCGCCTTCGACCTCACCCAGCGCGGCGAGGACTCGGCCGTGGCCCTGTCGCTCGCCGATCAGGCGTTCGACCGCGGCAGGCTGGCCCAGGGGATCGACTGGACCAACCAGGTCTGGGGCTTCGAGATCCCGGTGCTGCTCGGCCTCACCTTCGTCTACAACGACCGACTGGACGTGGCCTCCGAGCTGTTCAACCAGGCGGCCCAGGAGTTCGAACTGGCCGGCTGGAGCGGCGGCCACCTCGCCTTCGCCAACTTCATGCGCGGCCTGGTGCTGTTCCGCTGGGGCCGGCTGGAGGAGGCCGAGAAGTTCCTCCGGGACACCCTGAAGCGCTCCGACCGGCTCGGCCGGGGCACCCCGCTGCAGTGGGACCTGGTGGCGCTGCTCTGCGACACCCTGATGGCGCGCGGCCGGATCGACGACGCCGTCGGGCTCGCCGAGGAGTACGCGTTCAAGCCGCCCTTCTCCCCGGTGATGGTGGTCCCGGACGCGGCCTCGCTGTACGGGAGGCTGCTGGTCGAGCAGAAGCGCTACAAGGAGGCGGCGGAGATCCTGACCGAGTCCGCGCGCGGGCTGCAGGACAAGGAGTGGCACAACGGGCTGTGGGCCCAGTGGGCCGGTCCGCTGGCCCTCTCCATCGTCGAGGAGGAGCCGGAGCGGGCCAGGGAGATCGCCACCGAGGCGCTCAAGCGGGCGATGCGGATCGGCGTCAACTCGGCGGTGGGCAGCGCCCTGCGCTGGTGCGCCGCGGTGAACGCCCCGCCGCAGGCGGTGACGCTGCTGCGGCAGGCCGTGGAGCACCTCGAACAGTCCCCGGCCGCCTATGAGCTGGCGCTCGCGCTGGTCGACTACGGGTCGGCGCTGCGCCGGACCGGCCGTCCGCGCGAGGCCGGCGAC includes:
- a CDS encoding AAA family ATPase, producing MTDRELYERDEATALAQQALQDLCEGARSGLTGLGSLLLYSGSAGQGKTSLLARLRQAAAREPGCVVLYSRGGEQQRNVPFNIVRQLLLPVLAKRTPEGRRELLDGSNYDLAAPALGLAAPAPGASNDPQGVQDALNWVVTQLAVREGPLLLIVDDLHWADPESLALLSSFTSRIPGLPLLVAAAYRPEELEPEGAAIQAAANRGNLLKLRNLTPGAVEELLRSELGAEDCDDLFCRQCWELTGGNPYDISQVVGKMKERQLDPVEESIPLLRDLVAAGRGPAIVETLERMPADTYRFALAAAVLDNEINPDVAASVAAVSPAAARSAVETLREEGILREDHHSVSGHTVLEFCHPTIGTAIYQSMRLTAFRTSLHGQAAKAVLLAGGTEAAASRHLLEVLPEDDLEVVKLLRRAAEQHLAVGAPDAARRCLERALREPPADEDRADVLYELGCSTLLTAPDVTINHLRQALEANPGLSAQRRELATLRLSSALGHSNLVKEAAAAAAEEIERTEPGLSRTRLQAAYFMWRAFLREEPDGVERSRLLAELSDSLTGSDSGARAVRVLRAFDLTQRGEDSAVALSLADQAFDRGRLAQGIDWTNQVWGFEIPVLLGLTFVYNDRLDVASELFNQAAQEFELAGWSGGHLAFANFMRGLVLFRWGRLEEAEKFLRDTLKRSDRLGRGTPLQWDLVALLCDTLMARGRIDDAVGLAEEYAFKPPFSPVMVVPDAASLYGRLLVEQKRYKEAAEILTESARGLQDKEWHNGLWAQWAGPLALSIVEEEPERAREIATEALKRAMRIGVNSAVGSALRWCAAVNAPPQAVTLLRQAVEHLEQSPAAYELALALVDYGSALRRTGRPREAGDALGQGVQLAAQCGADGLVIRARSELAAAGASSERLHAIAARVLSEPERAVAERAARGVPPQRIAADLGITQAVVAQRLASVYRKVGTGPEGLAAAIGLE